A section of the Pedobacter sp. HDW13 genome encodes:
- the asnB gene encoding asparagine synthase (glutamine-hydrolyzing), with product MCRIAGIINSRNSLEKVSEQVKAMCESMQHGGPDDYGIYQAERESICLGNRRLAILDLSSSGHQPMVSHKEDIVITYNGEIYNYQQIRTELINLGYIFKTQTDTEVILYAYQHWREAAFGKLDGIFAFCIFDKRQQCIYLVRDQNGIKPLYYHFDKETLTFASEVKAFKHAGIYQENSNWRIYYLAFGHIPEPYTTIKDVCSLGKGSFLKYNIRNAKHFVQSYHEFEHTAHIRNEDYAVEQIREQLSNSIRQQMISDVDIAVLFSGGLDSSIITILANQFDSKKLSCISANFNEIDFSEQKQRSGLLQKIDAHKIERLITYRDFVQNFETVLSSMDQPTNDGINTWFVCKAAKENGIKVVLSGLGADELFGGYPSFDRIHKIQNLNWLSKSVLRSMRFSNNTKFKRLYYLSLNSPIGEYLCLRGVYSPDVIADLLDIDMKTVIDCLEEIPIQPGIKKTSNETRASWFEFNMYMQNQLLKDTDFMSMSHGVEVRVPFLDINFVKLVLSISNEIKFSYEQKKKLLVEAYKEDLPAETWKRSKMGFTFPFQEWMRKNSDIADPSRYTNKRAKLLMQNFGDNKLHWSSALALYRTYHAS from the coding sequence ATGTGTCGCATAGCGGGCATTATTAACAGCAGAAATTCTTTAGAAAAAGTTAGTGAGCAGGTAAAGGCCATGTGCGAGAGTATGCAGCATGGTGGCCCGGATGATTATGGCATTTATCAAGCTGAAAGGGAATCGATATGCTTAGGCAACCGCCGCTTAGCCATTTTAGACCTTAGCAGCAGTGGCCATCAACCCATGGTAAGCCACAAAGAGGATATTGTAATTACTTATAACGGCGAGATTTATAATTACCAGCAAATCCGTACCGAGCTTATTAACCTAGGCTATATATTTAAAACACAAACCGATACAGAGGTAATATTATATGCTTATCAACACTGGCGGGAAGCTGCATTTGGTAAGCTGGATGGCATTTTCGCCTTTTGCATTTTTGATAAACGGCAGCAATGTATCTACCTGGTTAGGGATCAAAACGGTATTAAACCTTTATATTACCACTTTGATAAAGAAACGCTAACCTTTGCTTCGGAGGTTAAGGCCTTTAAACATGCCGGTATTTACCAGGAAAACAGCAACTGGAGAATTTATTATCTGGCATTCGGGCACATACCAGAACCCTATACCACCATAAAAGACGTTTGTAGTTTGGGTAAAGGCTCATTCCTGAAGTACAACATCAGAAATGCCAAGCATTTCGTTCAATCTTATCACGAGTTTGAGCATACCGCTCATATCCGCAATGAAGATTACGCTGTTGAGCAAATCCGCGAGCAACTCAGTAACTCAATCAGGCAACAAATGATTTCGGATGTAGATATTGCTGTGCTATTTAGTGGCGGGCTAGATTCCAGTATCATTACCATTTTGGCCAACCAGTTCGATAGCAAAAAGCTATCCTGCATTTCGGCCAATTTTAACGAAATAGATTTTTCTGAGCAGAAGCAACGCAGCGGTTTATTGCAAAAAATAGATGCACATAAAATTGAACGTTTAATTACCTACCGCGATTTTGTTCAAAATTTCGAAACTGTTTTAAGCAGTATGGACCAGCCCACCAATGATGGAATTAATACCTGGTTTGTGTGCAAGGCGGCCAAAGAAAATGGTATAAAAGTAGTGTTATCGGGTTTAGGTGCCGACGAGCTTTTTGGTGGCTATCCCTCTTTTGATCGTATCCATAAAATACAGAATTTAAACTGGTTAAGCAAAAGTGTTTTAAGGAGTATGCGTTTCTCTAACAATACCAAGTTTAAACGTTTGTATTACCTTAGCCTTAACTCCCCTATTGGTGAATACCTTTGTTTGAGGGGCGTTTATTCGCCCGATGTGATTGCCGATTTGTTAGACATTGATATGAAAACCGTTATCGATTGCCTTGAGGAAATCCCAATTCAACCCGGAATTAAAAAAACAAGTAACGAAACACGGGCAAGCTGGTTTGAGTTTAACATGTATATGCAAAACCAGTTGTTAAAAGATACCGATTTTATGAGCATGAGCCATGGTGTTGAAGTGCGTGTGCCTTTTCTCGACATCAACTTTGTTAAACTGGTGCTTTCTATCTCTAACGAAATCAAGTTCAGCTACGAACAGAAAAAGAAATTATTGGTTGAGGCTTACAAGGAAGACTTACCTGCAGAAACCTGGAAAAGGTCAAAAATGGGCTTTACTTTCCCTTTTCAAGAGTGGATGAGAAAAAATAGTGATATTGCCGATCCATCCCGTTACACCAATAAAAGAGCAAAATTGTTGATGCAAAACTTTGGCGATAATAAATTACACTGGAGCTCGGCATTGGCCTTATACAGAACCTACCATGCCAGTTAA
- a CDS encoding UpxY family transcription antiterminator: protein MIDQNYRWYPVYTRSRAEKKAYDELNRKAILAYLPLKKTVKQWSDRKKIVEEPLIKSYLFVYISAKEYAEVLMTNGIARFIYFSGQIASIPDGQINDLKLLLATDADLEVIDYDIKPGERVLIKAGPFKGIIAELVSIQNKQRIVLRLQNMGYAININTSVAFVEPI, encoded by the coding sequence ATGATAGATCAAAATTATAGATGGTATCCGGTTTATACGCGTTCGAGGGCTGAAAAAAAGGCTTACGATGAATTGAACAGGAAGGCTATTTTAGCTTATCTACCGCTTAAAAAGACGGTTAAACAATGGAGCGACCGTAAAAAAATAGTAGAAGAGCCTTTAATCAAATCTTATCTGTTTGTGTATATTTCGGCTAAAGAATATGCTGAAGTATTGATGACCAATGGCATTGCGAGATTTATTTATTTCTCCGGCCAAATCGCATCCATCCCTGATGGGCAAATTAACGATCTGAAGCTTTTACTGGCCACCGATGCCGATCTGGAGGTAATTGACTATGATATTAAACCTGGTGAAAGGGTATTGATTAAAGCTGGCCCATTTAAAGGGATAATTGCAGAACTGGTATCGATACAAAATAAACAACGTATTGTATTGCGTTTACAAAATATGGGGTATGCTATCAACATTAATACCTCGGTAGCATTTGTAGAACCGATTTAA
- a CDS encoding tyrosine-protein kinase family protein, with protein sequence MDNSTPIENRKLASQTINYWKIILIFLSRWYWVAGTVLISFVLAWLYVRSITPIYITSASLKLDGDQQQQMSLPGSPVNYRPFNQNQIQTEGIIMRSEDVILNALKNLDYKISYYLEGRVRVTELYPKQPFQVDILTQDSVNFSRATYAVKPIDSRSFELSSSDDNHKSSKKYQYGQAINAGNMVFTVKTEIPATGNYSFKFNGIRDLYGRAAGGLNVFEQEKNTNIMGVTHTDSNPVFSANVLNEIIKEYVKNDATLKKRSAKQTIDYLDSQIAFLDEQVNKSGNKLSSFQSNNKLIDPNTDKQLSNSKLSNLQNQIAELQLQELGIQQLESQVKNNKDRIQLNLNLEGINNTLLTGLISQLNGLIINRENKLQNFNADAQPIQDINRQINEVKQAIVTNIRLLHERNQKTISYINGQIGQANQALGSIPAKQNDFAKLQSNFDINQRMFSMLFERKLSAQISSAAVISGATIISAAQPSFFPISPVPKKIYSSYLFMGLFSGLGLILLVRILNPYLYDIETIEGLTATPIIGVILKYPKKVELGQSVLSIERPKSIFAESVRSVRTNLSFMASDQDTKVICITSEVSGEGKSFVSLNLAGTLSIIDKKVILIAADLRKSKLHHAFGSNNKIGLSSYLSNQAGLSDVIFTDERHSIDYITSGPVPPNPSELLHHKAMATLIEKLRETYEYIIIDTAPVGLVSDSVPLIRKADINLFIIRSGVSKFRAATIPDRLSKEYGLNNIAIILNSFDDEKLHANIYTTNYAHSNTGTYYYSNYTGYGKSGYYDDERSWWEFWKKK encoded by the coding sequence ATGGATAATTCAACACCAATCGAAAATAGAAAATTAGCCAGTCAGACGATTAACTACTGGAAAATTATCTTGATTTTTTTAAGCAGGTGGTACTGGGTTGCCGGAACGGTGCTGATTAGCTTTGTATTGGCCTGGCTTTACGTAAGGAGCATTACACCTATTTACATTACTTCGGCATCGTTAAAGCTGGATGGCGACCAGCAGCAACAGATGTCACTTCCGGGCTCTCCGGTAAATTACCGACCTTTTAACCAGAACCAGATCCAAACGGAAGGTATTATCATGCGTTCGGAAGATGTTATTTTAAACGCCCTGAAAAACCTCGATTATAAAATCAGTTATTATTTAGAAGGCAGGGTACGTGTAACCGAACTTTATCCGAAACAACCCTTTCAGGTTGATATTTTGACGCAGGATTCGGTTAATTTCAGTAGGGCAACTTATGCGGTAAAACCAATAGATAGCAGAAGCTTTGAACTCTCGAGCAGCGACGACAACCACAAAAGCAGCAAAAAGTACCAGTATGGCCAGGCTATAAATGCCGGCAACATGGTATTTACGGTTAAAACAGAAATCCCGGCAACGGGCAATTACAGTTTTAAATTTAACGGCATCCGCGATCTATATGGCAGAGCAGCCGGAGGATTAAACGTTTTCGAACAGGAAAAAAACACCAATATTATGGGGGTTACGCATACCGATAGTAATCCCGTTTTTTCGGCCAATGTGCTGAATGAAATCATAAAAGAATATGTAAAGAACGATGCCACACTAAAGAAGAGATCGGCCAAACAAACCATCGATTATTTAGATAGCCAGATTGCCTTTTTGGATGAGCAGGTTAATAAATCGGGCAATAAGCTTTCGAGTTTTCAAAGTAACAATAAGCTTATTGATCCTAATACCGACAAGCAACTCAGTAATTCGAAACTTTCTAACCTGCAAAACCAGATTGCAGAATTACAATTACAGGAACTGGGCATACAGCAGTTAGAAAGTCAGGTTAAAAACAATAAAGACCGTATACAGCTTAACCTGAACCTGGAGGGCATCAACAACACCCTTTTAACCGGCTTAATTAGCCAGCTTAACGGTTTGATTATAAACAGGGAGAATAAACTACAGAATTTTAATGCTGATGCGCAACCCATCCAGGACATTAATCGTCAAATTAACGAAGTTAAGCAAGCCATTGTAACCAATATCAGGCTATTACACGAACGGAACCAAAAAACCATTAGCTATATTAACGGGCAAATTGGCCAGGCCAACCAGGCTTTGGGTAGCATACCTGCTAAACAAAACGATTTTGCCAAGTTGCAAAGCAATTTTGATATTAACCAGCGTATGTTTTCGATGTTATTTGAGCGCAAGCTTTCTGCCCAGATCAGTTCAGCAGCGGTAATTTCGGGGGCAACGATTATTAGTGCGGCGCAACCTTCATTTTTCCCTATCTCTCCTGTTCCGAAGAAAATTTACTCTTCATACCTATTTATGGGGCTATTTTCGGGCCTAGGTTTAATTTTGTTGGTTAGGATACTTAATCCTTACCTATACGATATCGAGACGATTGAAGGCCTGACTGCCACTCCCATTATTGGGGTAATTTTAAAATACCCTAAAAAAGTTGAGCTTGGGCAGAGTGTACTCTCCATCGAAAGGCCAAAATCTATATTTGCCGAATCGGTCAGATCGGTTAGGACCAACCTGAGCTTTATGGCTAGTGATCAGGATACGAAAGTAATCTGCATCACTTCAGAAGTTTCGGGAGAAGGAAAGTCGTTTGTAAGCTTAAACCTAGCCGGAACCTTATCTATCATCGACAAAAAGGTGATTTTAATTGCAGCAGATTTACGTAAATCGAAGTTGCACCACGCCTTTGGTTCTAACAATAAAATTGGGTTGAGTAGTTATTTGTCTAATCAGGCTGGTTTAAGCGATGTTATATTTACAGACGAAAGGCATAGCATTGATTACATTACATCTGGTCCTGTGCCCCCCAACCCTTCAGAACTTTTGCATCATAAAGCGATGGCCACGCTGATCGAAAAATTGAGGGAAACCTACGAATACATTATTATTGATACAGCGCCAGTCGGATTGGTTTCGGATTCAGTTCCACTGATTAGAAAGGCAGATATTAACCTGTTTATCATCCGCTCTGGCGTATCGAAATTCAGGGCGGCAACCATCCCTGATCGTTTATCAAAGGAATATGGATTGAATAACATTGCCATTATTTTAAACTCTTTTGATGATGAAAAATTACACGCCAACATTTATACTACCAATTACGCCCACAGCAATACCGGCACTTATTATTACTCTAATTACACGGGTTATGGCAAGAGTGGATATTATGATGATGAACGCAGCTGGTGGGAGTTTTGGAAGAAGAAGTAA
- a CDS encoding polysaccharide biosynthesis/export family protein, giving the protein MILTKAILKFLCILSVCAIFASCAARKERSLFNAPSDIVTDTIKQVYVVNDQGISDAYYKIKVNDQLAVRNVQNKEFGASSSQAGSTTSNNQNIASGNINNVLSYPVDIDGKVNLPAIGKVEVLGLSRREAAIKIQDLYAKQLLRDPIIELSVINLKVTLLGEFGRQGNFLLERENTTLIDIIGEAGGINKTADPKTLKIIRGDRSHPEIIYVNLNDINSLASKKLILQNNDIIVLQQTKSSALSEKLTSINNVVQPLLVVVNLAVLIFTLAR; this is encoded by the coding sequence ATGATTCTGACAAAAGCAATTTTAAAATTCCTTTGTATTTTATCTGTTTGTGCCATTTTTGCCAGTTGTGCAGCCAGAAAGGAGCGTAGTCTATTTAATGCCCCAAGTGATATTGTTACCGATACCATTAAACAGGTATATGTGGTAAATGATCAGGGTATTAGCGATGCCTATTATAAAATAAAGGTTAACGATCAATTGGCTGTTAGAAATGTACAGAATAAGGAGTTTGGTGCTTCTTCGTCGCAGGCTGGTAGTACCACCAGCAATAATCAGAATATAGCATCCGGGAATATAAATAATGTACTTTCCTATCCTGTGGATATTGATGGTAAAGTTAATCTTCCAGCTATCGGTAAAGTAGAAGTGTTGGGGTTGAGCCGCAGAGAGGCAGCCATTAAAATACAGGATTTATACGCCAAACAACTGTTACGCGATCCGATTATTGAGTTAAGCGTAATCAACCTTAAAGTAACTTTATTGGGTGAATTTGGCCGGCAAGGTAATTTTTTACTGGAAAGGGAAAACACGACCTTAATTGATATTATTGGCGAAGCTGGGGGTATTAATAAAACCGCTGATCCTAAAACCCTTAAAATTATTCGTGGTGACAGGAGTCACCCGGAAATTATCTATGTGAACCTGAACGACATTAATAGTCTGGCCAGCAAAAAACTGATCCTTCAAAACAATGATATTATTGTGCTACAGCAAACCAAGAGCTCAGCGCTTAGCGAAAAACTCACCAGCATTAACAATGTTGTACAGCCCTTGCTTGTAGTGGTGAATCTGGCTGTGTTAATCTTTACCCTTGCGCGCTAA
- a CDS encoding glycosyltransferase family 2 protein, whose protein sequence is MKISLITVVYNGETFLQECFNSVQAQTYPNVEYLVIDGGSKDKTHGIIARNQAHINYFVSEKDHGLYDAINKGIAKSTGDIIGILNADDMFSSPDVLTAVAKTFQSQPEIDGLYGDLNYIHPASGKIVRKWKSRNTTFKDLGQGWMPAHPTLYIKKALFEKHGGYALDLGTTADYDLMLRLLYTHQIKTAYLPMLMVNMRVGGVSNKSVYSRWLAMVNDYKSLRRNKLPYPFWVLLKKKLSKLKQF, encoded by the coding sequence ATGAAAATATCCCTCATTACGGTAGTTTACAATGGCGAAACATTTTTACAAGAATGTTTTAATTCCGTTCAGGCTCAAACTTATCCCAATGTAGAATATTTAGTAATTGATGGTGGATCGAAAGATAAAACCCATGGCATAATAGCCAGAAATCAGGCGCATATCAATTATTTCGTTTCAGAAAAAGATCATGGACTATACGATGCCATTAACAAGGGGATAGCAAAATCTACCGGGGATATTATTGGTATTTTAAACGCTGATGATATGTTTTCTAGCCCTGATGTATTAACTGCTGTGGCCAAAACCTTTCAAAGCCAGCCTGAAATAGATGGCCTGTATGGCGATTTAAATTATATACACCCGGCTAGCGGCAAAATTGTGAGAAAATGGAAATCACGAAATACAACTTTTAAAGATTTAGGACAGGGATGGATGCCTGCCCACCCAACACTTTACATAAAGAAAGCATTATTCGAAAAACATGGGGGCTATGCTTTAGATCTGGGCACTACTGCAGATTACGATTTAATGTTGAGGTTGCTTTATACGCACCAAATTAAGACTGCATATTTGCCTATGTTAATGGTTAATATGCGAGTTGGTGGGGTGAGTAACAAGTCAGTATATAGCCGCTGGTTGGCCATGGTCAACGATTATAAATCGCTCAGAAGAAATAAATTACCATATCCGTTTTGGGTATTGTTAAAGAAAAAGTTAAGTAAGCTAAAACAGTTTTAA
- a CDS encoding undecaprenyl/decaprenyl-phosphate alpha-N-acetylglucosaminyl 1-phosphate transferase, which translates to MFNDILHSNPTYFYGAIFTLAFSAVILSVPSVIYTSLKYGLFDKNDLYRKNHKRNISRLGGLAIVGSFTVSILLFSSIINFKEANFVIASCIILAALGLKDDVYGTNTSTKFILQIVVAFILVFFGAFRLTSLYGVLNIGDMPPLWGSLFSIALIIFLNNAFNLIDGIDGLAGGIGILASLVFGILFASMGQIPYAFIAFALAGAIGGFLKYNWFPAKIFMGDTGALIIGLISAALAIKFIELNKFTGKNHPAFYSAPAIAVAILIVPIFDSLRVFCIRILKGTSPFKGDRNHIHHRLERLGLKPNWIVLASLALNVVILVATISLQRLGNFVLIFLIIGICAIFNGVLSLSLHRKSKG; encoded by the coding sequence TTGTTTAACGATATACTGCATTCGAACCCAACCTATTTTTATGGCGCCATATTTACTCTGGCCTTTTCTGCTGTAATTTTAAGTGTACCCAGTGTAATATACACCTCGTTAAAATATGGCTTATTCGATAAGAATGACCTATACCGCAAAAACCACAAACGAAATATTTCTCGCCTGGGTGGCCTTGCCATAGTAGGTAGTTTCACCGTTAGCATTTTGCTTTTTTCATCCATTATTAATTTTAAGGAAGCCAATTTTGTAATTGCATCCTGTATTATTCTTGCGGCGTTGGGTTTAAAAGATGATGTGTACGGTACCAATACCAGTACCAAGTTTATTTTACAGATTGTAGTAGCTTTTATTCTGGTGTTTTTTGGTGCATTCAGGTTAACAAGTTTGTATGGTGTGCTTAATATTGGCGATATGCCACCCCTATGGGGAAGCCTGTTCTCTATTGCCCTGATTATTTTTTTAAATAATGCTTTTAATTTAATAGATGGTATTGACGGGTTGGCCGGTGGCATAGGGATATTAGCCAGTTTGGTTTTTGGTATTTTGTTCGCCAGCATGGGGCAAATTCCTTATGCCTTTATAGCCTTTGCGCTGGCAGGAGCTATTGGAGGTTTTCTAAAATATAACTGGTTTCCTGCCAAAATTTTTATGGGCGATACCGGCGCTCTGATTATCGGACTAATTTCTGCAGCGCTGGCAATCAAATTCATTGAGCTTAATAAGTTCACTGGTAAAAACCATCCGGCCTTTTATTCTGCGCCAGCCATTGCGGTAGCCATATTAATTGTGCCTATATTCGATTCGTTAAGGGTATTTTGTATTCGTATTTTAAAGGGAACTTCGCCCTTTAAAGGAGATCGCAACCACATTCACCACCGTTTAGAAAGGCTTGGCTTAAAACCAAACTGGATAGTGCTTGCTTCATTAGCGCTCAATGTGGTTATTCTGGTGGCTACCATCTCGCTGCAGCGATTGGGTAATTTCGTGTTAATTTTTCTTATTATAGGCATCTGCGCGATCTTTAACGGAGTACTTTCGCTTAGTTTACATAGAAAGTCAAAAGGCTAA
- the gap gene encoding type I glyceraldehyde-3-phosphate dehydrogenase, with protein sequence MRLAINGFGRIGRTFLRLALAEGFEVVAINDLADAKTMAHLFKYDTVHGVFAGKVSAKPDALVIDTLSIPVFAMKDADELPWSALRVDLVVDCTGRNLTRPLAQKHIASGAKQVLISAPAADDIPMVVLGVNDDQIDLSSKILSNASCTTNNIAPMIKILNDNWGVEEGYITTIHSMTGDQNLHDANHKDLRRARAASSSIIPTTTGAAKAITHIFPELDGRLGGAGIRVPVLNGSLTDFTCLLKKKTSITEINTAFKNAADNELKGLVQYTEDPIVSIDIIDNPHSCVFDSLLTSIVGDMVKVVGWYDNEYGYSSRLIDVVKKIDLLPKA encoded by the coding sequence ATGAGGCTGGCAATAAATGGTTTTGGTAGAATAGGAAGAACATTTTTACGTTTGGCATTAGCCGAAGGCTTTGAGGTAGTAGCAATTAACGATCTGGCAGATGCCAAAACAATGGCGCACCTGTTTAAATATGATACCGTTCATGGCGTTTTTGCAGGTAAGGTTTCAGCTAAACCCGATGCCCTGGTAATCGACACGCTTTCTATTCCTGTTTTTGCAATGAAGGATGCCGATGAGTTGCCATGGTCGGCATTAAGGGTCGATTTGGTTGTCGATTGTACCGGTAGGAATTTAACCCGTCCACTCGCCCAAAAACACATTGCTTCAGGTGCTAAACAAGTATTAATCTCTGCTCCGGCAGCTGACGATATCCCAATGGTGGTGTTAGGTGTTAATGATGATCAGATTGATTTGAGTAGCAAAATACTTTCTAACGCAAGTTGTACGACCAATAACATTGCGCCCATGATCAAAATCCTGAACGATAACTGGGGAGTAGAAGAGGGTTACATTACTACAATCCACTCTATGACCGGAGACCAAAACCTGCACGACGCCAACCACAAGGATTTAAGAAGGGCGAGAGCCGCCTCATCTTCTATCATCCCTACTACTACAGGTGCAGCTAAAGCCATTACCCATATTTTTCCCGAACTGGATGGCCGTTTGGGAGGTGCAGGAATCAGGGTTCCGGTTTTAAACGGGTCGCTTACCGATTTTACCTGTCTTTTAAAGAAGAAAACTAGCATTACGGAAATTAATACAGCATTTAAAAATGCTGCCGATAACGAGCTTAAGGGTTTAGTCCAATATACCGAAGATCCGATTGTTTCGATTGATATTATCGACAATCCCCATTCCTGCGTATTTGATTCGCTGCTTACCTCTATCGTTGGTGACATGGTTAAAGTGGTGGGCTGGTACGATAACGAATATGGCTACAGTAGCCGCTTAATTGATGTGGTAAAGAAAATAGATTTATTGCCGAAAGCCTGA
- a CDS encoding sulfatase: protein MMPTLNRRFTDVAILTLVFLVTAFNVNAQRKKEKERPNIIVILTDDMGFSDVGAFGGKFVPTPNIDRIATNGLKLSQYYSAAPICSPSRAGILTGMYPGRWNFCTYLDNKKHNKAAEQADFLDPKAPSIARIFKEAGYATGHFGKWHLGGGRDVKNAPGFEQYGYDAHASTYESPDPDPAITATNWIWSDKDSIKRYDRTKYFVDKTLAFFKAHPNQPCFVNLWPDDVHTPWVPRKETEYTGQYPMNPEEEAAFKLVLKEYDKQIGRLLDGLKALGADQNTIIIFTSDNGPLPSFRGAG, encoded by the coding sequence ATGATGCCAACCCTAAACAGACGCTTTACCGATGTTGCAATTTTAACACTTGTATTTCTGGTCACGGCTTTTAATGTCAATGCACAACGAAAAAAAGAGAAAGAACGGCCGAACATCATCGTAATCTTAACCGACGATATGGGCTTTAGCGATGTAGGGGCCTTTGGGGGTAAATTTGTACCAACACCCAATATAGACCGTATCGCTACCAACGGTTTAAAGCTTAGCCAATATTACAGTGCAGCGCCAATATGTTCGCCATCACGCGCAGGAATCCTCACTGGCATGTATCCGGGCAGGTGGAATTTTTGTACTTATCTTGATAATAAAAAGCACAATAAGGCTGCAGAACAAGCCGATTTTCTTGATCCAAAAGCGCCCAGCATAGCAAGGATTTTTAAAGAGGCAGGTTATGCGACCGGGCATTTTGGCAAATGGCACTTGGGTGGTGGTCGTGATGTTAAAAACGCACCAGGTTTTGAACAGTATGGCTACGATGCACATGCCAGCACCTACGAAAGCCCCGATCCCGACCCGGCAATTACAGCAACCAATTGGATCTGGTCTGATAAGGATAGCATTAAACGTTACGACCGGACTAAATATTTTGTAGATAAAACCCTTGCTTTTTTTAAAGCACATCCAAACCAGCCTTGTTTTGTAAACCTTTGGCCCGACGATGTGCATACACCCTGGGTGCCCAGAAAAGAAACCGAATATACCGGCCAATATCCAATGAACCCGGAAGAAGAAGCCGCTTTTAAGCTGGTGTTAAAAGAATACGATAAACAAATCGGCCGGCTTCTGGATGGTTTGAAAGCGCTCGGTGCAGATCAAAATACCATTATAATTTTCACCAGTGATAATGGTCCCTTGCCCAGTTTCAGGGGAGCCGGGTAG
- a CDS encoding sulfatase, producing MYEGGIRMPFLISWPGHINKGKTDDLSLVTATDLLPSLAKMAGISLPLSYKGDGIDRSHVFMGQPSLRNKEMFWEYGRNDIAYKYTRPVDKSPNLAIREGEWKLLMNSNNADMQLYNIVKDKKETTNLADAEPEVTSRLKDKLLDWWNSLPKPN from the coding sequence TTGTATGAAGGAGGTATCAGAATGCCTTTCCTCATCAGCTGGCCCGGGCACATTAATAAAGGTAAAACAGACGACCTTTCTTTAGTTACCGCTACAGATCTTTTACCCTCACTGGCCAAAATGGCTGGTATTAGCTTGCCTCTAAGTTATAAAGGAGATGGTATCGATCGGAGCCATGTTTTCATGGGGCAACCTTCATTAAGAAATAAAGAGATGTTTTGGGAATACGGTCGGAATGATATTGCCTATAAATATACCCGTCCGGTTGATAAAAGCCCAAACCTGGCAATCAGGGAGGGTGAATGGAAATTGCTGATGAATAGTAATAATGCGGATATGCAGTTGTACAATATCGTTAAGGATAAAAAGGAGACCACTAATCTTGCCGACGCCGAGCCTGAGGTAACCAGCCGGTTAAAAGATAAATTGCTGGACTGGTGGAATTCCCTTCCAAAGCCTAACTAA
- a CDS encoding leucine-rich repeat domain-containing protein translates to MGGNITSLPESFGDLENLESFIATSCGLQYLPASFGKLKKLKRLECNLNPMQGLPSNIGDLESLEVMRTNSTEMLPSSISKLSKLRNLYFTTTAANPRLPADFGKLSSLDTLVLEGKYPELPTSFTDLNIKYFQILYTNISQWPENFGNLRNLETLQLAGPYRLLPESISSLSNLKSFTINSNLIEKLPEHIGNLKKLTFLSAESGMLRELPISIGEMESLLELRITSNSIESLPSSFFELPKLSSLSISNNQLSMIPDDFSKLSQTLKGLYIYGNKITATDIAKLRKLLPTTGISSNFY, encoded by the coding sequence TTGGGGGGGAATATTACCTCGCTACCTGAAAGTTTTGGTGATCTGGAGAATTTAGAATCTTTCATTGCTACTTCTTGTGGTCTGCAGTATCTTCCCGCCAGCTTTGGTAAATTAAAAAAGCTAAAGCGTCTGGAGTGCAACTTAAACCCTATGCAGGGATTACCCAGCAATATTGGCGATCTAGAGAGTCTTGAGGTTATGAGGACAAATTCGACCGAAATGTTGCCATCTTCTATTTCTAAACTCAGTAAACTAAGAAACCTTTATTTTACCACTACAGCTGCCAATCCCAGGCTACCTGCTGATTTTGGAAAGCTATCATCTTTAGATACTCTCGTCCTTGAGGGAAAATACCCAGAATTACCAACTAGTTTCACTGACCTGAATATTAAATACTTCCAAATTCTGTACACAAATATTAGCCAGTGGCCAGAAAATTTTGGCAACCTCAGGAATTTAGAAACTCTACAATTAGCCGGGCCGTACAGATTACTCCCTGAATCTATAAGCTCGCTCTCCAATCTAAAATCTTTCACTATAAATTCTAATTTAATTGAAAAACTGCCTGAACATATTGGCAATCTTAAAAAATTGACCTTCCTCAGCGCCGAATCAGGAATGCTGCGCGAACTACCAATATCGATTGGAGAAATGGAAAGCCTATTAGAGCTGAGAATTACCAGCAATTCGATCGAATCACTCCCCAGCAGTTTTTTCGAGCTCCCTAAACTTTCCTCACTTAGTATTTCAAACAACCAGTTATCAATGATTCCTGACGATTTTTCAAAACTTTCCCAAACCCTGAAAGGATTGTACATCTATGGAAATAAAATTACAGCAACAGATATTGCAAAGCTCAGAAAACTCCTCCCAACCACTGGGATTTCGTCCAATTTCTATTAA